In one Crocosphaera sp. UHCC 0190 genomic region, the following are encoded:
- a CDS encoding DUF4007 family protein, whose amino-acid sequence MTTTQLNLIETSLPNVNPVFARHETFHPRYGWLKKGFDLATQYPGIFTDDYAPVRLGVGKNMVKAIRYWCNAFKVLENDQPSNFGQQLLTDEGYDPFLENPASLWLLHWHLLKPTCEAAAWYYTFNEFRAVEFYGAFEEYL is encoded by the coding sequence ATGACCACAACTCAACTGAATCTGATTGAAACGTCTCTTCCTAATGTTAATCCCGTTTTTGCACGTCATGAAACGTTTCACCCACGCTATGGATGGCTGAAAAAAGGTTTTGACCTCGCTACTCAATACCCAGGAATTTTTACCGATGATTATGCTCCTGTGCGTTTAGGAGTAGGAAAAAACATGGTCAAAGCGATTCGTTACTGGTGTAATGCCTTTAAAGTCCTAGAAAATGATCAACCATCAAACTTTGGGCAACAACTTCTCACTGATGAGGGTTATGATCCATTTCTAGAAAATCCGGCTTCATTGTGGTTACTCCATTGGCATTTGCTGAAACCAACTTGTGAGGCTGCGGCCTGGTACTACACTTTTAATGAATTTCGGGCGGTGGAATTCTATGGGGCGTTTGAGGAGTATCTGTGA
- the dpdA gene encoding tRNA-guanine transglycosylase DpdA, with amino-acid sequence MSIPRILVVTNCTGEKRFKQGNQLTLSDFKDSSLLMSRSKQLNEFACSAGEMYTGVQHLRLMEGVNLLRQAGGINGNERVLTVDVAIISAGYGLINEHKMIVPYEVTFNTMKGQEVDEWAHFLGIHDAFEQLISDYNLIFILLGENYLRALNLPVKTNSNQTFIFLASWGSSAYIKVNLGKTFVFPLSNAEAKYYGYGLVGLKGFLFKQFAQLVHRDGQLISKLFKNPEFFKEVIDRLFEQEKSCSVQLTLPLLGADNLRGTLGDYPLIDSKNKLKTQRSEISEVIPLPLISPAPNYHHGMKYFIPEWDDYVDPTFDFIQDKFTSNRVPHKDDIYAHQLFESPNYDGILVSKVVFDKSQKKQQEILDKGIHDYIRYSGKIMGDCGAFGYIQKEVPPYTTEEILDYYQSCGFNYGVSIDHLVVGKFAEPGIREKRYNLTIKNAEEFLTKHSEYGCQFIPVGAIQGWNPQTYAEAVKAYIKMGYTYLALGGLAREKVEKIIEILLAIYPYLQPDIRLHLFGVGRLNAVPIFRHLGVTSFDSASPLRKAWLDPEANYHGVNHNIYAAIRIPQANHKNKKIKELIKFDLKNYLTSSMIYLLIITSFWKWEMIQFLEQGALKVLRDFDDNQAYIDVTLETVLTYNHLFLKDRLLPKYRLMYQTLLEDKPWKDCDCVICQSLGVETLIFRGNDRNRRRGFHNTYMFYKRFQALLEEMDLSKSNHKQISNKSNEEIIKIA; translated from the coding sequence ATGTCAATACCGCGAATTTTAGTGGTGACAAACTGTACAGGAGAAAAGCGGTTTAAGCAGGGAAATCAGCTAACCCTCTCAGATTTTAAGGATTCTAGTTTATTAATGTCTCGTTCAAAGCAGTTAAATGAATTTGCTTGCAGTGCAGGGGAAATGTATACAGGAGTGCAACATTTGCGCTTAATGGAAGGGGTAAATTTGTTGCGTCAAGCAGGAGGGATAAATGGTAATGAGAGAGTTCTTACCGTAGATGTGGCGATTATTTCGGCAGGATATGGCTTAATTAATGAGCATAAAATGATTGTCCCTTATGAAGTTACTTTTAACACAATGAAGGGACAAGAAGTAGATGAATGGGCGCATTTCTTAGGCATTCATGACGCTTTTGAGCAGCTAATTTCTGATTATAATTTGATTTTTATCTTGTTAGGCGAAAATTATTTACGCGCTCTTAATTTACCTGTCAAAACTAACTCTAACCAGACTTTTATATTTTTAGCCAGTTGGGGAAGTAGTGCTTATATTAAAGTCAATTTAGGTAAGACTTTTGTTTTTCCTTTGTCTAATGCAGAAGCCAAATATTATGGTTACGGATTAGTTGGTTTAAAGGGGTTTTTGTTTAAACAATTTGCCCAACTGGTGCATCGAGATGGTCAATTAATTTCTAAACTTTTCAAAAATCCTGAATTTTTTAAAGAAGTAATTGATAGGTTATTTGAACAAGAAAAAAGTTGTTCAGTGCAATTAACTTTACCCTTGCTTGGTGCGGATAATCTCCGAGGAACCCTCGGAGATTATCCGCTTATTGATAGTAAGAATAAGCTAAAAACACAACGCTCGGAGATATCTGAGGTCATTCCTCTACCTTTAATTTCTCCTGCTCCTAATTATCATCATGGAATGAAGTATTTTATTCCAGAATGGGACGATTATGTTGACCCAACTTTTGATTTTATTCAAGATAAATTTACGTCTAATAGAGTTCCTCATAAAGATGATATTTATGCTCATCAACTGTTTGAATCTCCTAATTATGATGGGATTTTAGTGTCTAAAGTCGTTTTTGATAAAAGTCAGAAAAAGCAACAAGAAATACTTGATAAAGGAATTCATGATTATATTCGTTACTCTGGGAAAATTATGGGAGATTGTGGGGCATTTGGATATATTCAAAAAGAAGTTCCTCCTTATACGACTGAGGAAATTTTAGACTATTATCAATCCTGTGGTTTTAATTATGGGGTTAGTATTGACCATTTAGTGGTGGGGAAATTTGCTGAACCTGGAATTAGAGAAAAACGCTATAATTTAACTATTAAAAATGCTGAAGAGTTCTTGACAAAGCATTCAGAATATGGGTGTCAATTTATACCAGTGGGAGCCATTCAAGGTTGGAATCCTCAGACTTATGCGGAAGCAGTGAAAGCTTATATAAAAATGGGCTATACTTATTTAGCATTGGGAGGATTAGCGAGGGAAAAAGTAGAGAAAATAATTGAGATTTTACTGGCGATTTATCCTTATTTGCAACCAGATATAAGACTACATTTATTTGGGGTAGGAAGACTCAATGCAGTTCCTATTTTTCGACATTTGGGTGTCACTAGCTTTGATTCTGCTAGTCCTTTAAGAAAAGCTTGGTTAGATCCAGAAGCTAATTATCATGGGGTTAATCATAATATTTATGCAGCTATTAGAATTCCTCAAGCTAATCATAAGAATAAGAAGATTAAAGAATTAATTAAGTTTGATTTGAAAAATTATCTAACCAGTTCTATGATTTATCTTTTAATTATCACCAGTTTCTGGAAATGGGAGATGATTCAGTTTCTCGAACAGGGAGCTTTAAAAGTGTTAAGAGATTTTGATGATAATCAAGCTTATATTGATGTTACTTTAGAAACGGTTTTAACTTATAATCATTTATTTTTAAAGGATAGATTATTACCTAAATATAGATTAATGTATCAAACTTTGTTAGAAGATAAACCTTGGAAAGACTGTGATTGTGTAATTTGTCAAAGTTTAGGCGTTGAAACCTTAATTTTTCGAGGAAATGACCGTAACCGTCGTAGAGGTTTTCATAATACTTATATGTTTTATAAACGTTTTCAAGCTTTGCTTGAAGAAATGGACTTAAGTAAATCTAATCATAAACAAATTAGTAATAAGAGTAACGAAGAAATAATAAAAATAGCTTGA